In Haliscomenobacter hydrossis DSM 1100, the DNA window AAGATTTTTTCCAGAAATATGGAAATGATCCCAAGCTTTTCCAGGATGACCCCGAAATTTTGACCAAATACATCAATACCAAGTGATGAAAAAAATGCTCCTGGCTATTGTCCAATTTCGATTCCTGCAACACCTGTTGTTTTGGGCAGTGGCCGGGTTCATTATTTATCGGATTACCGCTTACAGTGCAAGTCCGAGTCAAACCGATATTTATTATACCTTCCTCTTTCTTTTACCTGCTTCCTGGGTAGTATACTGGAACATTTCTCTGATCGATCGATTGCTGCCAAAGCACTTGTATTGGCGGTTTTTTCTCAGCACACTACTGCTCCTGGGCAGTGGTGTGCTGGGGTATTATCTGATGATGGAATACCTGGTCGATTATATTTTTCCGGGTTATTATTTTATCTCCTACTACCAGCCTGGTGAAATCTTGTTGTTCCTCAGCGCCTTTTGGGCTTTGAGCACTTTGTTGAACTTGTCCAAAGGCTGGTTTCGCGAACAAGAACAAAAGCAAAAAATTCAGCACCTCGAAAAACAAAAAACCCAGGCTGAACTGGACGCCCTTAAGGCCCAACTCGACCCCCATTTTTTGTTCAACAACCTCAATAGCCTATACAGCCTGGCGCTGGAGGAAA includes these proteins:
- a CDS encoding sensor histidine kinase, producing the protein MKKMLLAIVQFRFLQHLLFWAVAGFIIYRITAYSASPSQTDIYYTFLFLLPASWVVYWNISLIDRLLPKHLYWRFFLSTLLLLGSGVLGYYLMMEYLVDYIFPGYYFISYYQPGEILLFLSAFWALSTLLNLSKGWFREQEQKQKIQHLEKQKTQAELDALKAQLDPHFLFNNLNSLYSLALEENPKTPEAILKLSENLRYVLYEGIGPEVALQKEIQHLSNYFQLQQWRFGEEMEITLDIDVEKNEESIAPLLLLPLVENSFKHVGRNRTGQYAVRGKIRLRESKMIFSLQNTIGEKPMLLNTPMSGGIGLVNLQKRLEILYPNRYYFNTLNTDNEFIAKLELQLKP